The proteins below come from a single Deinococcus radiodurans R1 = ATCC 13939 = DSM 20539 genomic window:
- a CDS encoding catalase: MAPKRTLSTPLSLDDAQKQVDDLSKAQDLSANTTDPGTTLTDNMGHVVSDDQNSLRAGERGPTLMEDFLFREKITHFDHERIPERVVHARGAGAHGYFQLDKSLEKYTHAKVLTEVGVKTPVFARFSTVAGSRGSADTARDVRGFAVKMYTKEGNWDIVGNNIPVFFIQDAIKFPDLIHSVKPEPHNEIPQAASAHDTFYDFIAETPEAMHMLMWIHSDRAIPRAYNMMEGFGVHTFRLVNAQGKAHLVKFHWKPVLGVKSLVWDEAQKIAGKDADFHRRSMWETIDQGGTLEWDFGVQVFTEEEAMKWDFDVLDATKIVPEDLVPVQRVGKMVLDRNVDNFFAETEQVAFMTQNVVPGIDFTNDPLLQGRNFSYLDTQLSRLGSPNWQELPINRPIIRVSNNQRDGHMRHTINKGRVAYFPNQMAANKPAQAGAAGFVTYPDKVEGTKLRVRAESFSDHYGQARLFWNSMSPVEKEHIAKSLRFELSKCETRDVRVRMLGHLAKINEVLAAQVAKGLGEKLPSTSDAKPGGQQDSASETALLAAAISPTTASGGLQKAKGLSQEEGQPKSAKGRKVAVLVADGVDAAGVKALQDALKKADVKYDIVAPHLGEIASGVMATATLSNTDPVVYDGVVVAGGAAAVRELAQHPESFNFVVGSYRHAKPIGSLGEGAEIVTGSGIGNVLRRVAADSPAKDGATAPVQNLSEVAGVRLAAGEGGAKLAALGVIVGQDKGASAAADSFVQALAEHRFWGRPQL, encoded by the coding sequence ATGGCTCCCAAACGTACCCTCTCCACCCCGCTGTCTCTTGACGACGCCCAGAAGCAGGTCGACGACCTGAGCAAGGCCCAGGACCTCAGTGCCAACACCACCGACCCCGGCACCACCCTGACTGACAACATGGGGCACGTCGTCAGCGACGACCAGAACTCGCTGCGGGCGGGCGAGCGCGGCCCGACCCTGATGGAAGACTTCCTCTTCCGCGAGAAGATCACCCACTTCGACCACGAGCGCATCCCCGAGCGCGTGGTGCACGCCCGTGGCGCCGGTGCGCACGGGTACTTCCAACTCGACAAGAGCCTGGAAAAGTACACCCATGCCAAGGTGCTGACCGAAGTGGGCGTCAAGACCCCGGTGTTCGCGCGCTTTTCCACGGTGGCCGGCTCGCGTGGCTCGGCGGACACGGCGCGTGACGTGCGCGGCTTCGCCGTGAAGATGTACACCAAGGAAGGCAACTGGGACATCGTGGGCAACAACATTCCGGTGTTCTTCATTCAGGACGCTATCAAGTTCCCTGACCTGATCCACTCGGTCAAGCCCGAGCCGCACAACGAGATTCCTCAGGCGGCCTCGGCGCACGACACCTTCTACGACTTCATCGCCGAGACGCCCGAAGCGATGCACATGCTGATGTGGATTCACTCCGACCGCGCCATTCCCCGCGCCTACAACATGATGGAAGGCTTCGGCGTGCACACCTTCCGTCTGGTCAACGCCCAGGGCAAGGCTCACCTCGTCAAGTTCCACTGGAAGCCGGTGCTCGGCGTCAAGAGCCTGGTGTGGGACGAAGCGCAGAAGATTGCCGGTAAGGACGCCGACTTCCACCGCCGCAGCATGTGGGAGACCATTGACCAGGGCGGCACGCTGGAATGGGACTTCGGGGTGCAAGTGTTCACCGAAGAAGAGGCGATGAAGTGGGACTTCGATGTGCTCGACGCCACCAAGATCGTGCCCGAAGACCTCGTGCCGGTACAGCGCGTGGGCAAGATGGTCCTCGACCGCAACGTGGACAACTTCTTCGCCGAAACCGAGCAGGTCGCCTTCATGACCCAGAACGTAGTTCCTGGCATTGATTTCACCAACGACCCGCTGCTCCAGGGCCGCAACTTCTCATACCTAGACACCCAGCTTTCGCGCCTGGGCAGCCCCAACTGGCAGGAACTGCCCATCAACCGCCCCATCATCCGCGTGAGCAACAACCAGCGCGACGGCCACATGCGCCACACCATCAACAAGGGCCGCGTGGCGTACTTCCCCAACCAGATGGCCGCCAACAAGCCGGCCCAGGCGGGCGCGGCGGGCTTCGTCACCTACCCCGACAAGGTGGAAGGCACCAAGCTGCGCGTGCGCGCCGAGAGCTTCAGCGACCACTACGGTCAGGCGCGACTGTTCTGGAACTCGATGAGCCCGGTGGAAAAGGAGCACATCGCCAAGTCGCTGCGCTTCGAGCTGAGCAAGTGCGAAACCCGCGACGTGCGTGTGCGGATGCTCGGGCATCTGGCAAAAATCAACGAGGTGCTCGCCGCGCAGGTCGCCAAGGGCCTCGGCGAGAAGTTGCCCTCCACGAGCGACGCCAAACCCGGCGGCCAGCAGGACAGCGCCTCTGAAACTGCGCTGCTCGCTGCGGCCATCTCGCCCACCACCGCTTCGGGCGGGCTGCAAAAGGCCAAGGGCCTGAGCCAGGAAGAAGGCCAGCCCAAGAGTGCCAAGGGCCGCAAGGTGGCCGTGCTCGTCGCCGACGGTGTGGACGCTGCCGGAGTGAAGGCGCTGCAAGACGCCCTGAAGAAGGCCGATGTCAAGTACGACATCGTGGCGCCCCACCTCGGTGAAATCGCTTCCGGCGTGATGGCGACGGCGACCCTGTCCAACACCGACCCCGTGGTCTACGACGGCGTGGTCGTGGCGGGCGGCGCGGCGGCGGTGCGCGAACTCGCGCAGCACCCCGAAAGCTTCAACTTCGTGGTGGGGTCTTACCGCCACGCCAAGCCCATCGGCAGCCTCGGCGAAGGCGCCGAAATCGTGACCGGCTCGGGCATCGGCAACGTGCTGCGCCGCGTGGCCGCCGACTCCCCCGCCAAGGACGGCGCCACGGCTCCGGTGCAGAACCTCTCCGAAGTCGCGGGCGTGCGTCTCGCAGCGGGCGAAGGGGGCGCCAAGCTCGCCGCCCTCGGCGTAATCGTGGGCCAGGACAAGGGGGCCAGCGCCGCCGCCGACAGCTTCGTGCAGGCGCTCGCCGAGCACCGCTTCTGGGGCCGTCCGCAGCTCTAA